In Sphingobacterium sp. lm-10, one DNA window encodes the following:
- the tpx gene encoding thiol peroxidase, translating to MATVTFKGNEVHTQGSLPQVGDNAPDFSLTGSDLSQKSLADFKGKHVVLNIFPSVDTGTCAASVRKFNEELSNLQDTVVLCISRDLPFAQGRFCAAEGLEQVISLSEYKDSSFSDAYGVKFSDGPLAGLLSRSVVVISPEGKIKYIEQVAEVTEEPNYQAALGAI from the coding sequence ATGGCTACAGTAACATTTAAAGGAAACGAAGTTCATACACAGGGTTCTCTACCTCAAGTTGGAGATAATGCTCCAGACTTTTCTTTGACAGGAAGTGATCTTTCGCAAAAATCATTAGCTGATTTTAAAGGAAAACATGTGGTATTGAACATCTTTCCTAGCGTAGATACCGGTACATGTGCTGCTTCTGTAAGAAAATTCAATGAGGAGCTATCGAATTTGCAAGACACGGTTGTATTATGTATCTCCCGCGACTTACCTTTTGCACAAGGTCGTTTTTGTGCTGCGGAAGGTTTGGAACAGGTTATTTCACTATCGGAATACAAGGATTCTTCTTTCTCCGATGCATATGGTGTGAAATTCTCTGATGGTCCATTGGCCGGTTTGTTGAGCCGTTCCGTTGTGGTGATCAGTCCAGAGGGCAAAATCAAATATATTGAACAGGTTGCGGAGGTTACCGAAGAGCCGAATTATCAGGCTGCTTTAGGAGCGATTTAG
- the mnhG gene encoding monovalent cation/H(+) antiporter subunit G, with translation MINIILGFLSTIGALSILFASIGLIRMPDFYLRLSVTVKASTLGVGLFLICAAIMFPNDISVTTKAIAIIFFLIITAPVAAHMIARTAYITGTPLWKETVIDELHGMYNKETHELKSDPEEAEAENPPETDSSNGQIADSEETTE, from the coding sequence ATGATTAACATTATATTAGGTTTTTTGAGCACAATCGGTGCACTATCGATCTTATTTGCTTCTATTGGTCTCATCCGTATGCCAGATTTTTACTTGCGCTTATCGGTCACTGTCAAGGCTTCTACGTTAGGTGTTGGACTCTTTTTGATTTGTGCTGCTATCATGTTTCCAAATGATATATCTGTAACCACAAAAGCGATTGCTATTATCTTCTTTCTAATCATTACGGCACCGGTAGCAGCACACATGATTGCACGAACAGCCTACATCACAGGCACACCATTATGGAAAGAAACCGTTATTGACGAATTGCACGGTATGTACAACAAAGAAACACATGAGCTGAAAAGTGATCCGGAAGAAGCAGAAGCAGAAAACCCTCCAGAAACGGATTCTTCTAATGGACAAATAGCTGACAGTGAAGAAACGACGGAATAG
- a CDS encoding monovalent cation/H+ antiporter complex subunit F: MTLGTYFDYVILPILTLSVLLVFVRIAKGPSVVDRVVALDVMITIGIGIITIYSIRQNEEVLLDVAIILALIAFLGTIAFSYYIEKQKDD, from the coding sequence ATGACATTAGGCACCTATTTTGATTACGTGATCTTGCCAATTCTCACCCTATCGGTGTTATTGGTATTTGTCCGGATCGCGAAAGGCCCTTCGGTGGTGGATCGTGTGGTTGCGCTGGATGTGATGATCACTATTGGTATCGGTATTATTACTATTTATAGTATCCGGCAAAATGAAGAAGTATTGCTGGATGTAGCGATTATCCTGGCTCTCATTGCCTTTCTCGGCACCATCGCCTTTTCGTATTACATAGAAAAACAAAAAGATGATTAA
- a CDS encoding proton-conducting transporter membrane subunit, giving the protein MIDNHILAAIFVHLITAIIQLIAWRKTTTQRFLSVGGTFLALIVAIRLFEKVYSEGTLTLNASNWEAPFGIVFVADLLAVTLVLLTSIAGFAVSIFSTTGLSRQRMMYGYFPIFHFLLMGLIGAFLTGDIFNLYVWFEVIIISSFVLMTLGGRKAQLEGAIKYMALNILASMFFLTGIGILYGITGSLNMADLALKIQGVKNQTLIGITSIFFILGFGIKSAVFPLYYWLPSSYHTPPSAVAATFGGLLTKVGIYAMLRVFSLIFIPDDFTKQLLLIIAVMTILTGSLGALVKTNVRRLFSYLIVCHIGFMMGGLAMFTKVALMGTIFYLIHDIMVKTNMFLIAGVIRQLRGSMDLGKLGGIYGEYPKISLLIAIVLFSLVGIPPLSGFWPKIFLFQEAFAQGQYVFVAALIVGSLATLYVIAYMWTEVFWKDAPDQSVLENKFEPMPLFKKILLILPVGILAGASLYIGLHAEGVVQVADRISNELIDTTPYIESVLGPKR; this is encoded by the coding sequence ATGATAGATAACCATATTTTAGCCGCTATTTTCGTTCACCTGATTACTGCTATCATACAGTTAATCGCCTGGCGTAAGACTACTACACAGCGTTTTCTATCTGTAGGAGGAACCTTTTTGGCATTGATTGTAGCGATTAGACTCTTTGAAAAAGTGTATTCGGAAGGTACGCTCACGTTGAATGCATCGAATTGGGAAGCCCCATTTGGGATTGTATTCGTGGCCGACTTATTGGCGGTGACCCTTGTTTTATTGACCTCTATTGCAGGTTTTGCTGTATCCATATTCTCGACTACTGGTTTGAGTCGGCAACGGATGATGTATGGCTATTTCCCGATTTTTCACTTCCTTTTGATGGGCCTAATCGGAGCATTCCTAACGGGCGACATCTTTAACCTTTATGTTTGGTTTGAGGTAATCATCATCTCTTCTTTTGTACTCATGACCTTGGGAGGACGAAAAGCGCAACTGGAAGGTGCCATTAAGTACATGGCACTCAACATTCTGGCTTCGATGTTTTTCCTAACGGGTATTGGTATTCTGTATGGCATTACGGGATCACTCAATATGGCTGATCTGGCTTTGAAAATCCAAGGTGTTAAAAATCAAACCTTAATCGGTATTACCTCCATTTTCTTTATTTTGGGATTTGGCATCAAATCCGCGGTGTTTCCCTTGTATTATTGGCTTCCTTCCTCCTACCACACACCGCCGTCCGCTGTTGCGGCTACCTTTGGTGGTTTGCTTACCAAAGTAGGAATTTATGCCATGCTACGCGTATTTAGCTTGATCTTTATCCCTGATGATTTTACTAAGCAATTATTACTGATTATTGCGGTAATGACTATCCTTACCGGATCGTTAGGCGCTTTGGTAAAAACCAATGTACGAAGGCTTTTTTCTTATCTAATCGTATGTCATATTGGATTCATGATGGGTGGTTTAGCCATGTTCACCAAAGTCGCTCTGATGGGAACTATTTTCTATCTGATTCACGATATCATGGTGAAAACGAATATGTTTTTGATCGCGGGAGTTATACGGCAGTTACGCGGATCGATGGATCTCGGAAAACTGGGTGGCATTTATGGCGAATACCCCAAAATATCACTACTGATCGCTATCGTATTGTTCTCGCTAGTAGGTATCCCTCCTTTATCAGGATTTTGGCCTAAAATATTTCTATTTCAGGAAGCTTTTGCACAAGGACAATATGTATTCGTGGCAGCTTTGATCGTGGGAAGTTTAGCTACCTTATACGTCATTGCCTATATGTGGACCGAAGTATTTTGGAAGGATGCACCAGATCAATCGGTCTTGGAGAACAAGTTTGAGCCCATGCCGTTGTTTAAAAAGATCTTGTTGATATTGCCTGTTGGAATACTTGCTGGCGCTTCTCTGTATATTGGATTGCATGCTGAAGGCGTAGTACAAGTGGCGGATCGCATTTCCAATGAATTAATAGACACTACCCCTTATATCGAGTCGGTATTAGGGCCTAAAAGATAA
- a CDS encoding Na+/H+ antiporter subunit E, with product MIKYFLMNLLLSFIWVALTGSLSYSNFIFGLLLGFFVLWIMSRNEYDQRYFYRVPKIIGFLLYFIYEMIKANLQVAYDVMTPKYFFRPGVVRFPLSAKTDLEINVLSTFISLTPGTLILDVSEDKKALYIHVMYLDDPETFINGLKMGVERRLMEVLR from the coding sequence ATGATTAAGTATTTCTTGATGAACCTTTTATTATCCTTTATTTGGGTAGCACTTACAGGTTCACTTTCTTATTCCAATTTCATCTTCGGCCTGCTGCTGGGCTTCTTTGTGCTTTGGATCATGAGTCGCAATGAGTATGATCAGCGTTACTTTTACCGCGTGCCGAAGATTATTGGTTTCCTTTTATATTTCATTTACGAAATGATAAAGGCCAATCTACAGGTGGCTTACGATGTGATGACTCCAAAATACTTTTTCCGTCCGGGTGTTGTTCGTTTTCCGCTAAGTGCCAAAACTGATTTGGAAATCAATGTATTGTCTACGTTTATTTCATTGACACCGGGCACCCTGATTCTGGATGTAAGCGAAGACAAAAAAGCATTATACATACATGTGATGTATTTAGATGATCCAGAAACATTTATTAATGGTCTAAAAATGGGCGTAGAACGCAGATTGATGGAGGTATTACGATGA
- a CDS encoding peptidylprolyl isomerase: MNKSTTKMNKYAVLFIVFALSLVQFAHGQDKLIDRVVATVGSNIILQSDVDMQYTQYLANGGPADPNFKCQALQQLIMTKLLAQQAVIDSVEVSEAEVDDELNRRMRSMVRQAGNQERLEGFLKRSVLQYKEEIRPTLSEQMRAERLQGNIVQKISVTPQEVNRYFEGLNKDSLPYFNTEIEVGEIVIEPVLTKSEKEQFKNKAEVYRQQVLAGSDFGTVARFYSDCPSAPNGGDLGFATRDNYVKEFSAVAFKLKPGEVSEVFETPFGFHFLQVLERRGEEVNVRHLLITTKPTQASLDRAKSKIDSVYNLVSTGKMSFHTAASIYSDAKETKFNGGMVFDQNSYTRTTMISVDGLERDLFAAIDTLKAGQYSKPYQFSHVTDAHRDGIKSYKFNFLKTRVAPHQANMGQDFAKIQEAAQQDKVNRYLSEWFEKRTASTYIHVNQDFATCDDLEMWLKKGDDEQVAQRED, translated from the coding sequence ATGAATAAATCAACAACAAAAATGAATAAATACGCGGTTTTATTTATTGTCTTTGCGCTATCCTTGGTGCAATTCGCGCATGGTCAAGATAAGTTAATCGACAGAGTGGTGGCAACGGTAGGGTCTAATATCATCTTGCAATCAGATGTGGATATGCAATACACACAGTATTTAGCAAATGGTGGTCCGGCAGATCCTAATTTTAAATGCCAAGCCCTGCAACAGCTGATAATGACCAAACTGTTAGCGCAACAGGCTGTAATCGACTCTGTGGAAGTGTCTGAAGCAGAGGTAGATGACGAATTAAACCGCAGAATGCGTAGCATGGTTCGCCAGGCAGGTAACCAAGAACGCCTAGAAGGCTTCTTAAAACGATCTGTTCTGCAATACAAAGAAGAAATTCGTCCAACACTATCCGAGCAAATGCGTGCCGAGCGCCTGCAAGGGAATATCGTTCAAAAAATTAGCGTTACACCTCAGGAAGTTAATCGCTACTTCGAAGGGTTAAATAAAGACAGTCTACCTTATTTCAACACTGAAATTGAGGTAGGTGAGATCGTTATTGAGCCCGTATTGACCAAATCAGAAAAAGAACAATTTAAAAATAAAGCGGAAGTATACCGTCAACAGGTCTTGGCAGGATCAGACTTTGGTACAGTCGCTCGCTTTTACTCCGATTGCCCATCTGCTCCTAATGGGGGTGATTTAGGCTTTGCTACCCGTGATAATTACGTGAAGGAGTTTTCTGCAGTTGCTTTCAAATTGAAGCCAGGAGAAGTATCCGAAGTATTCGAAACACCATTTGGATTTCACTTTTTGCAAGTATTGGAAAGACGTGGAGAGGAAGTAAACGTACGACATTTGTTAATTACGACTAAGCCTACGCAAGCGAGTCTAGATCGTGCAAAGTCTAAAATCGACAGTGTCTATAATCTAGTTTCTACAGGTAAAATGAGTTTTCACACGGCAGCATCAATTTATTCTGATGCAAAGGAAACCAAATTCAATGGCGGTATGGTATTCGACCAAAACTCTTATACGCGTACCACAATGATTTCTGTAGACGGATTGGAAAGAGATCTTTTCGCAGCAATTGATACGTTGAAAGCAGGCCAATATTCTAAGCCATATCAGTTCTCCCATGTCACCGATGCACATCGCGACGGGATTAAATCGTACAAGTTTAATTTCTTAAAAACACGTGTAGCTCCACATCAGGCAAATATGGGACAAGACTTTGCCAAGATACAAGAAGCTGCACAACAGGATAAGGTGAATAGATATCTAAGTGAGTGGTTTGAAAAGCGTACCGCATCTACTTATATTCACGTAAATCAAGATTTTGCTACCTGCGATGACCTGGAAATGTGGTTGAAGAAGGGAGACGATGAGCAGGTGGCTCAGCGCGAAGACTAA